In Aminobacterium sp. MB27-C1, a single genomic region encodes these proteins:
- a CDS encoding amidohydrolase family protein — protein MLDTIIRNALIVDGTGKKPYKGEVGILNGKIVLIKEEYLSKLPSEAKEIIDANGHIVCPGFIDMHSHSDLQIFSDSPSDAKIRQGITTEVLGQDGLGPAPINDTSISTIRELLAGLDGILSESKWTWNSFGSYLNAIEKAAPYNNMAVLLCQGPVRIAAMGMDERQPTASELSSMKSIVRESMEEGAFGLSSGLIYPPCPFADTEELIELNKEVAAFDGIYVVHQRDEGFYLSRSFDEVTRITQESGVALQVSHLQAYGKVNWPIIDEVLEKADHLIDRGLRISWDRYPYLAGCTVLTAVLPNWTFNEGTEALVRNLKKQDFREKIHQDFTKGLDVWHNRQISVGWENIIVTAVQIPDNKWMEGKSCQEIADTLKKDPIDMVMDLLAEEKLAVTMISFYGSENVLEKVITHPHGTVGTDGIFGGKPHPRLYGTYPRYLKSFALEEKRLTLQEAIRKVTSYPASILGIHDRGTIKEGYWADLVIFDPKTISDCSTYENPTAYPTGIDAVFINGTLVVNKQGFTGNRPGKVLRHGK, from the coding sequence TTGTTAGATACCATTATACGAAATGCATTAATAGTTGATGGCACAGGCAAAAAACCGTACAAAGGTGAGGTCGGAATATTGAATGGGAAAATTGTTCTTATAAAAGAAGAATATCTTTCTAAACTGCCCTCGGAAGCCAAAGAAATTATAGATGCTAATGGTCACATTGTATGCCCTGGTTTTATCGACATGCACAGTCATTCTGATTTACAGATTTTTTCTGATTCTCCATCGGACGCTAAAATACGCCAAGGAATTACGACTGAAGTTTTAGGGCAAGATGGTCTTGGTCCTGCCCCAATAAATGACACAAGTATTTCCACTATCAGAGAACTTCTTGCAGGTCTTGACGGAATCCTATCTGAATCAAAATGGACATGGAACAGTTTTGGAAGCTATCTAAATGCCATAGAAAAAGCAGCTCCATATAACAATATGGCCGTACTTTTATGCCAAGGACCAGTACGAATTGCAGCTATGGGAATGGATGAACGTCAACCAACAGCATCCGAACTTAGCAGCATGAAATCTATTGTTCGCGAAAGTATGGAAGAAGGCGCTTTTGGCTTATCGTCTGGCCTTATTTACCCGCCTTGTCCCTTTGCAGATACAGAGGAACTTATAGAACTGAACAAAGAAGTTGCCGCTTTCGACGGAATATATGTAGTACATCAAAGAGACGAAGGTTTTTATCTCTCACGTTCCTTTGATGAGGTAACACGCATAACACAGGAATCGGGAGTCGCACTCCAAGTTTCACACTTACAAGCTTATGGAAAGGTAAATTGGCCAATCATAGATGAGGTTTTAGAAAAAGCAGATCACCTTATAGATAGAGGTTTGCGCATATCTTGGGATAGATATCCTTACTTAGCAGGTTGCACAGTTTTAACAGCCGTCCTTCCAAATTGGACTTTTAATGAAGGAACCGAAGCTTTGGTTCGCAACCTTAAAAAGCAAGATTTTCGAGAAAAAATTCATCAAGATTTTACCAAGGGATTAGATGTTTGGCACAATAGACAAATCTCAGTAGGTTGGGAAAATATTATTGTTACAGCAGTACAAATTCCTGACAACAAATGGATGGAAGGCAAAAGCTGCCAAGAAATAGCAGACACTCTTAAAAAAGATCCCATCGATATGGTTATGGACCTTCTCGCAGAAGAAAAGCTTGCTGTAACTATGATAAGTTTCTATGGTTCTGAAAACGTCCTAGAAAAAGTTATTACTCACCCACACGGGACAGTTGGAACAGATGGAATATTCGGAGGGAAACCCCATCCAAGGCTCTACGGGACATATCCTCGATATCTGAAATCTTTCGCTCTCGAGGAAAAACGGCTTACGCTTCAAGAAGCTATACGCAAGGTTACTTCCTATCCAGCCTCTATTCTTGGAATTCATGATAGAGGAACCATAAAAGAAGGTTATTGGGCAGATCTCGTTATTTTTGATCCCAAAACAATAAGTGATTGCTCTACGTACGAGAACCCAACAGCTTACCCCACAGGTATTGATGCAGTTTTTATAAATGGAACCCTAGTTGTAAATAAACAAGGGTTTACAGGAAATCGACCTGGAAAGGTTCTCCGTCATGGAAAATAA
- the allB gene encoding allantoinase AllB — MYDLVIENGTLVTSQGEYKGKIAVKDGKIAAILSSESTISASEYIDAQDHLVMPGLVDTHVHCGHGTPERENFECVTKAAAAGGITTIVDMPLSEPSTVTVDALEEKKKSAFPQVVVDFSLYSGIIPHHMNDIEATFEAGAQCYKIFTCRCSNYPMTYDGLLLKGMKKIGQLGGMVCAHAENDTLIQELVDDFLLSGRDDAQAYLESHPEYSELEAVKRFIFLSSLVPNCKTHICHLSIASGAEALREARGHGITNITAETCPQYLALDEEDLIRDGALLKCDPPVRSRENVERLWEMVLNGTIDMIVSDHSPHSFEKKTPQNNNFWTVSEGCTGVQTLLPVVATEGRKRGLSWTQLVKLCATQPARRFGLGYAKGDIQIGYDADLILFDPLKEWVQDDSKLFYLNKWSPYKNKKFKGQIKRTIIRGKTVFIDGKIQVKPGYGHYYKMDIAAK; from the coding sequence ATGTACGATCTCGTTATAGAAAATGGAACACTAGTAACATCACAAGGCGAATATAAAGGCAAGATAGCTGTTAAAGACGGGAAAATAGCAGCTATTCTCTCAAGCGAATCTACCATTTCAGCATCTGAATATATCGATGCCCAAGATCACCTCGTTATGCCTGGTCTTGTTGATACACATGTTCATTGCGGTCATGGAACGCCTGAAAGAGAAAATTTTGAATGTGTAACTAAAGCCGCAGCAGCAGGAGGAATAACGACTATAGTTGATATGCCTCTCTCTGAACCTAGTACTGTAACAGTTGATGCTCTTGAAGAAAAGAAAAAATCTGCTTTTCCTCAAGTTGTTGTTGATTTCTCTTTGTATAGTGGAATTATTCCCCATCATATGAACGATATAGAGGCCACTTTTGAAGCTGGAGCTCAATGTTATAAGATTTTCACCTGTAGATGTTCAAACTACCCTATGACTTACGATGGCTTACTTCTCAAAGGAATGAAAAAAATAGGCCAGTTAGGTGGAATGGTTTGTGCACATGCAGAGAACGACACTCTTATACAAGAGTTAGTTGATGATTTTCTGCTATCTGGCCGTGATGACGCACAAGCTTATTTAGAGTCTCACCCTGAATATTCAGAGTTAGAAGCAGTAAAGAGATTTATCTTCCTCTCTTCCCTTGTTCCTAATTGCAAAACACATATATGCCATCTCAGTATTGCAAGTGGAGCCGAAGCACTAAGAGAAGCTCGAGGACACGGCATAACCAATATAACAGCCGAAACTTGTCCTCAATATCTCGCTCTAGATGAAGAAGATCTCATTCGAGATGGTGCTTTATTAAAATGTGATCCTCCCGTCAGGTCTCGTGAAAATGTAGAACGACTTTGGGAAATGGTTTTAAATGGCACTATTGACATGATTGTTTCAGACCATTCTCCACATTCTTTTGAGAAAAAAACTCCTCAAAATAATAATTTCTGGACCGTATCAGAAGGATGTACAGGTGTCCAGACACTCTTACCTGTCGTTGCTACAGAGGGACGAAAAAGAGGACTCTCTTGGACTCAACTAGTTAAACTTTGCGCCACACAGCCAGCTAGACGATTTGGATTAGGTTATGCAAAAGGTGATATCCAGATAGGATACGATGCAGACCTTATTCTTTTTGACCCTCTTAAAGAATGGGTGCAAGATGATAGTAAGCTTTTCTACCTCAATAAATGGAGTCCTTATAAAAACAAAAAATTCAAAGGACAAATAAAACGCACTATCATACGAGGTAAAACAGTGTTTATAGACGGCAAAATACAGGTAAAGCCAGGCTATGGGCATTATTACAAAATGGATATTGCAGCAAAATAG
- a CDS encoding TRAP transporter large permease, whose amino-acid sequence MEPTTLGLFSIVFLLTAMGFGLSIGLAFILVSFITSMFLLGGLGSALSILGQTMYHCIAAPSWCSIPLFILMGAFATIAGFGTYIYDGVYKLTRRWPGALAIATCFGSAIFGAISGSSLANTAIFGKLVLPEMDRYKYDRSFSIACVASAGTFANMIPPSINFIIFALFTEQSIARLFAAGVIPGILTAFVYSVSIIYRVKKHPELAPLEINKAKLTMKEKSDAFKNLLPILLVVGVVFIGMYSGVFSPTEAAAAGCLVTLVTGVLKKSITHIKDLRDPLRDSANTTAMMFIINVGALLFSRIFALTDIPQNMALFVQNWDVPRFVILLGILLIYFFLGMIMVEIGIYALTLPILMPIIISLGYDPIWFGVIVLKLSEIAAITPPVGLNVYMAKAVAGKGVTLEQIFKGIWPFCLCDIVVLILLIAFPQISLWLPNLLMGK is encoded by the coding sequence ATGGAGCCTACTACTTTAGGATTGTTTTCTATAGTTTTTCTACTAACGGCCATGGGATTTGGTTTATCCATTGGACTTGCTTTTATTTTAGTAAGTTTTATTACATCAATGTTTTTGTTAGGGGGTTTAGGCTCTGCCCTTTCTATTCTGGGACAAACTATGTACCACTGTATTGCTGCCCCAAGCTGGTGCTCCATTCCCCTTTTTATTCTGATGGGAGCCTTTGCAACTATCGCAGGATTCGGAACTTATATTTACGATGGTGTATATAAACTTACTCGCCGATGGCCAGGAGCGTTAGCAATTGCTACGTGTTTTGGCTCTGCTATATTTGGAGCAATATCCGGTTCTTCATTAGCTAATACTGCTATTTTCGGAAAACTTGTTCTGCCAGAAATGGATCGATACAAATATGATAGAAGTTTTTCGATTGCATGTGTAGCTTCTGCTGGTACTTTTGCTAATATGATCCCTCCAAGTATTAATTTTATTATTTTCGCTCTTTTTACTGAACAATCTATAGCAAGGTTATTTGCTGCAGGCGTAATTCCAGGTATACTTACTGCCTTCGTTTACTCTGTATCAATTATTTATCGCGTCAAAAAACATCCTGAACTGGCCCCCCTCGAAATAAACAAAGCGAAACTTACCATGAAAGAAAAAAGCGATGCATTCAAAAATCTCTTGCCAATTCTCCTTGTTGTAGGAGTAGTTTTCATAGGGATGTACTCAGGAGTTTTCAGCCCGACAGAAGCTGCAGCAGCAGGTTGTTTAGTAACACTTGTTACGGGAGTTCTTAAAAAAAGTATTACTCATATAAAAGATTTGAGAGATCCTTTGAGAGATTCTGCCAATACTACAGCTATGATGTTTATCATAAATGTAGGGGCGCTCCTGTTTTCAAGAATATTTGCTCTTACGGATATTCCTCAAAACATGGCGCTATTTGTTCAAAATTGGGATGTTCCTAGATTTGTTATCTTACTCGGAATTTTACTTATTTATTTCTTCCTTGGAATGATTATGGTTGAAATAGGCATCTATGCTCTAACCCTTCCAATACTTATGCCCATCATAATCTCTCTCGGATATGATCCCATATGGTTTGGCGTTATCGTCCTTAAGCTCAGTGAAATAGCAGCAATAACCCCACCCGTAGGGCTTAATGTTTATATGGCAAAAGCAGTTGCCGGAAAAGGAGTAACACTAGAACAAATTTTTAAGGGAATTTGGCCTTTCTGTCTGTGTGACATCGTAGTACTGATTCTGTTGATAGCTTTCCCTCAAATTTCACTATGGCTTCCGAATCTTCTCATGGGTAAATAA
- a CDS encoding VOC family protein: protein MENKKKFDSQITFLYFKNLNEAIPFFEEALNLELVDDQGTARLYRLSTGAFIGIVDEKTGHCKALNKNAVLITLVTDNLQVWYERLKNYNIQLETAIQRPKDFPVECFFFKGPGGYEFEIQKFLKEDTRKVFHK from the coding sequence ATGGAAAATAAAAAAAAATTTGATTCCCAAATAACCTTCTTATATTTTAAAAATTTGAATGAAGCTATCCCTTTTTTTGAAGAGGCTTTGAACCTTGAGCTTGTAGATGATCAAGGAACAGCCCGTTTATACCGACTTTCTACAGGGGCTTTTATAGGAATCGTAGATGAAAAAACTGGTCACTGTAAAGCTCTAAATAAAAATGCAGTGCTCATAACTCTCGTTACAGACAACTTGCAAGTATGGTATGAACGATTAAAAAATTACAACATACAATTAGAAACCGCTATTCAACGCCCTAAAGATTTCCCTGTTGAATGCTTCTTTTTCAAAGGACCAGGCGGTTATGAATTTGAAATACAAAAATTTCTTAAAGAAGATACTCGTAAAGTTTTTCATAAATAA
- a CDS encoding aspartate/glutamate racemase family protein, with protein MRILAINPNSDEKFTQLIYQSAIKIASLGTEIICKAVFDAPPLIEDFIDEIMCGPGLLKIVKENESQIDAIVLCCTCDVNIHILRECTTKPVVGIGEASMLAAMTLGHKFSVIQMSQRSLPMKQRMIHNLGFGYRCASVRVMDDSIKGSLADKIAPAALKAIEEDGAEVITLGCAALSGLDTELSQRIGVPVIDGIPYAIRLAETHVKTHSKTSKKGLFGPSTWR; from the coding sequence ATGAGGATATTAGCGATCAATCCTAATTCTGATGAAAAATTTACCCAATTGATTTATCAATCAGCAATAAAAATAGCCTCTTTGGGCACAGAAATAATATGTAAAGCAGTTTTTGATGCCCCGCCCTTAATAGAAGATTTCATTGATGAAATTATGTGCGGTCCTGGATTATTAAAAATCGTAAAAGAAAACGAATCGCAAATTGACGCTATCGTTCTTTGTTGTACTTGTGACGTAAACATTCATATTCTCAGAGAATGCACGACAAAACCTGTTGTAGGCATTGGAGAAGCCTCAATGTTGGCAGCTATGACATTGGGCCATAAATTTTCTGTTATTCAAATGTCGCAACGGTCTCTACCAATGAAACAGCGGATGATTCACAATCTTGGTTTTGGATATCGTTGTGCATCTGTTCGTGTTATGGACGATTCGATTAAAGGAAGCTTGGCAGACAAAATAGCACCTGCTGCTCTTAAAGCCATAGAAGAAGATGGCGCAGAGGTAATAACTCTCGGATGCGCTGCTCTTTCTGGATTAGATACAGAACTTTCTCAACGCATAGGTGTACCTGTTATAGACGGAATTCCCTATGCGATACGCTTAGCAGAAACTCATGTAAAAACACATTCTAAAACAAGCAAAAAAGGTCTTTTTGGTCCTTCTACGTGGAGGTGA